Genomic window (Prosthecochloris aestuarii DSM 271):
AATTCGCAATGGATTTACTAAAACCCGATTACCGGGACCGAATTCAATAAAGTTGAAGCCACCAAATGCAGCTGCATACTGGTCCTGCTTTCCCCCAGTTAGAAGAAGTTCTTCACGCTCAATTTCAAAAGCAAGATGTGCGATATCATACTCTCCTAAACTAAGCCCAAGCCATTCCGAAAAAGCCTGAATAATACAAACCACCATAGTTGATGACGTCCCAAGACCAGACCCAGCAGGCGCATCAGCAAATGTAGTTAATTTAAAAGATAAGGGATAGCCATTGTTAAATTCTTTCACTATTCGATTGTAAATACCTCTATGTAAACGAAGTGGATCATCGTCAAGCAATATTGGTTCCGCTTCTAATACAACATTTTCTTCACGATCTTCTGCTGCAAAAACAATTCTCCCATCATTTAAAGGCTCTAATATTGCTTGAGCATAGAGATCAATTGTTGCATTCAAGACAAATCCTCCATGCGTATTACTAAATGGGCTTACATCTGTACCGCCTCCAGCTAGACCGAGTCGTAAAGGAGCGCGTGATCGATAAATAGGCATAATTGAATTATTATAAAATTTAATAGTTAACTACGCATTGAAAAAAGTTGAGCAGCAGCAAGCAAATCAGCAACAACATAATCCGCAAGAAATCGTGTCGAAGTCTCAAATGGATGACCTGACTCAACCAAAACATTACATCCTACACCTGCACGCCTCCCTGCCTGAATATCACTGATTTTATCTCCTATCAGAACACTTTGAGCTGTATTTATATTAAATTCGTTTACTGCCTGAATTAACATCCCAGGAGCAGGCTTACGACAATTACAATCAATCGCATATTTCTTTACTATTCCCTCGCGGTGATGCGGGCAATAATAAATTTTATCAATCATAATACCCGAATCACTAAACAATGATCTCATATAAAAATGGAGTTCCTCAACTGCTTTTGAATCATAATACCCGCGAGCTATGCCTGCTTGATTTGTAACAACAATTAATAGAAAACCGGTATCCTGAAAAATCTTTAAAGCCTCTAATACACCAGGAAGAAGAACAAAATCCTGAATTTTATAAACATAATTACGCTCCTCGTTGATAACGCCATCTCTATCAATAAAGGCCGCTCTAACACTCGATGCCATAATATTTATGTTGTGCTTGAAAAGAATAATAATCTGAAGGAACACCAATATCAACAAATGGACCTGAGACCTCACAGAATTTAAGATTACCTTTCTTGACCAATATTGGCATAACTTCTGCCTCAAGTGAAAATGAGGGCATTAAATATTCCTCAAAAACAGAAATATGAATGTGATATACTCCAGCATTTATCAAACCAGAATCATGCCGACCCTTCTCTATAAATGCCAGTACGTTCTTATCCTGATCAACTAAAACCCCACCATAACGCGAACGATCAGAAACATGAATTGCAGCCATACGCATGAACTCGCCAGATCCTCTATTTAGAGGTTCAAGAAGCGATGAAAGATCACCATTTAAGAAAGTATCACCATTAACAACCAATACTTCATCGATCAATTTATCTGTCATCGCAAATCGTATAGCTCCACCAGTGCCAAGCGGCTCTTTCTCAATAACATAATCAATAGACATCTCCTTTGCCCAAGGTTGGTGTAATACCTCTATTATCTTATCAGCACCATAGCCCAATGCCAAAACAAAGTGATGTATACCTCGTCTGAAAAGAGATTTCATCTGCCATTCCAAGAATGGACGACCAGCTACAGGGGCTAAGCATTTTGGTAAATCTGGCAAAGCAGAACGTAACCGAGTACCCAGACCACCAGCAAGAATAATGCAAGGAATACTCATTTCTGAGAAGGTGCTAAATGAGAAAATATTTGTTGTTCTACTTCAGCACAAATTATATGTCCTATTAAAATATGGCTTTCCTGAATACGCGGTGTATGAATACTTGGAACTCGTATTAAGTAATCCACTTTATCTTCCAAATCACCTCCAAGTCCACAAAGAGCGACTGATGTTACTCCTAATAAGTTACAAGCATCGAATGCTGCTAGAATATTGGGTGATTTGCCTGATGTTGTCAGCCCTACAAATACGTCACCTTTACGGCTCTGTGCCTCCAACTGACGAACAAACAATTTTTCATAACCATAATCATTACCAATAGCAGTAATCATTGAGGTATCAGTAGCAAGAGATAGGGCAGGTAGTCCAGGACGATCAAACTGAAAACGACTAACAAATTCAGCAGCTAAATGTTGTGCATCGGCAGCACTTCCTCCATTACCAGCAAAAATAATACGATTACCACAATTAAGCGCTTTAATCAAATCATCTATTACTTTTATAATTTCACCTATCAACTCTTTATCTTCTAAAATATCTTGTTTAACCTCAATAGAATGAGAAATAGCCTTCTTAATTGTTTCCAGTATACCCATATCAAATCGATTTTAATTTTATCAAATTAAACTCATAAAAAACATTACGAATAAATCCATTATCACTTATAGAAAATGATTTCAAATACACCTTAACCACTTGCTGTTCTCCAGATACCAATCCACCGTCTACTCAAGTCCCTCCTCGAATTGAATCGACGGACTCCAACCAAGCTCCCGTTGCAGCTTCGACGAATCAATAGCATAACGAAGGTCATGCCCTGCACGATCAGTCACATACGTAATAAGTTCTGCTGATTCGCCCTCAGCTCTGCTAAGCTTTCTGTCCATGATTGAGCAGAGCAATCTCACTAGGTAAGGAAAAAACTCAACTAAAATATGCGAGGGATAACGAATGAAATCACAGAACTTACACATTCAGAAACGCATTGTTGTTCTGTGACGATATGTACATCCGGATCCAACGGTGATTCAAATGGTTCATGAATGCCGGTAAAATTAGGTATCTCACCTGCGCGAGCTTTTTTGTACAACCCCTTCACATCCCGAGCCTCGCACTCGTACAGAGACGTATCCACAAACACCTCAACAAAATCATCAGCCCCGACAATATCCTTCGCCATTTGTCGCATTTCACGAGTAGGGCTGATAAAACAATTCAACGTAACAATACCACAATGAACAAACAGCTTCGTCACCTCTGCAATTCTCCGGATGTTTTCAACCCTATCCTCCTCACCAAATCCGAGATTATTGTTAATCCCGGTACGGATATTGTCTCCATCCAGCACTTGCGTCAACACCCCTTTCCCAGCGAGCT
Coding sequences:
- a CDS encoding dehydrogenase, producing MPIYRSRAPLRLGLAGGGTDVSPFSNTHGGFVLNATIDLYAQAILEPLNDGRIVFAAEDREENVVLEAEPILLDDDPLRLHRGIYNRIVKEFNNGYPLSFKLTTFADAPAGSGLGTSSTMVVCIIQAFSEWLGLSLGEYDIAHLAFEIEREELLLTGGKQDQYAAAFGGFNFIEFGPGNRVLVNPLRIKEDIRNELEASTILYYTGQSRDSAKIIEQQILSSQDKESRSLNAMFALKQDAIKIKEAVLRGDLAVYADILRQSWEAKKNLAKGVSNSELDMIFENALKSGALAGKLSGAGGGGFFMFFVPPAKRMRVLRELRKHGGEVMNFHFTSIGSQSWVQY
- the gmhB gene encoding D-glycero-beta-D-manno-heptose 1,7-bisphosphate 7-phosphatase gives rise to the protein MASSVRAAFIDRDGVINEERNYVYKIQDFVLLPGVLEALKIFQDTGFLLIVVTNQAGIARGYYDSKAVEELHFYMRSLFSDSGIMIDKIYYCPHHREGIVKKYAIDCNCRKPAPGMLIQAVNEFNINTAQSVLIGDKISDIQAGRRAGVGCNVLVESGHPFETSTRFLADYVVADLLAAAQLFSMRS
- a CDS encoding nucleotidyltransferase family protein codes for the protein MSIPCIILAGGLGTRLRSALPDLPKCLAPVAGRPFLEWQMKSLFRRGIHHFVLALGYGADKIIEVLHQPWAKEMSIDYVIEKEPLGTGGAIRFAMTDKLIDEVLVVNGDTFLNGDLSSLLEPLNRGSGEFMRMAAIHVSDRSRYGGVLVDQDKNVLAFIEKGRHDSGLINAGVYHIHISVFEEYLMPSFSLEAEVMPILVKKGNLKFCEVSGPFVDIGVPSDYYSFQAQHKYYGIEC
- a CDS encoding D-sedoheptulose-7-phosphate isomerase, with protein sequence MGILETIKKAISHSIEVKQDILEDKELIGEIIKVIDDLIKALNCGNRIIFAGNGGSAADAQHLAAEFVSRFQFDRPGLPALSLATDTSMITAIGNDYGYEKLFVRQLEAQSRKGDVFVGLTTSGKSPNILAAFDACNLLGVTSVALCGLGGDLEDKVDYLIRVPSIHTPRIQESHILIGHIICAEVEQQIFSHLAPSQK
- the cysC gene encoding adenylyl-sulfate kinase, translating into MKHIHPVFDQILGREDKERMLKQRGCVLWFTGLSGSGKTTIARHVEQELAGKGVLTQVLDGDNIRTGINNNLGFGEEDRVENIRRIAEVTKLFVHCGIVTLNCFISPTREMRQMAKDIVGADDFVEVFVDTSLYECEARDVKGLYKKARAGEIPNFTGIHEPFESPLDPDVHIVTEQQCVSECVSSVISFVIPRIF